One Danio rerio strain Tuebingen ecotype United States chromosome 9, GRCz12tu, whole genome shotgun sequence genomic region harbors:
- the znf804a gene encoding zinc finger protein 804A (The RefSeq protein has 6 substitutions compared to this genomic sequence): MACYYIVISSTHLSNGHFRNIKGVFRGPLCKNGSKNLDYAEKEKTLAKALEDLKANFYCELCDKQYYKHQEFDNHINSYDHAHKQRLKELKQREFARNVASKSRKNERKQERALRRLHELAEQRREVQCAPGSGPMFKSTTVAVEGSFRESYCDDDAQEENQNCMAQDSGGQIHSSSCGIASKQSPWSYNGRAKKQTFRRKIAFSFSFPKKATVKLESSAAVFCESTEEGSMERSRRQRLRTPPVELDLPGSPMEEKVLKCEEAIYSTGTQQSEHFQKSDSTEIQGSSDIPVAGESPSSTATDLCALLVYSENVPSPAMSPLNTSPFCLNRADIVLESEDSVESLKSSSAESKSETSEDVTEEGSGVTEEGCLAISEPPEKIFSDEPPKNDSSQREEKVEEAPAKSPYAFTKPSQPFFSVLSRDGNTIFQWPSEMVSFTRTEPSLSFSCNPLHFDFKRTRIRRSADTQEMTEPKTDEELSVCSGFKSCHSDKHIEESTATPRNSPSQGAEGKVRKCYQYSSDTESCVRLKTHDKCRHSKDWIHASKRVEEKLRKRDQRHYRSHAKRKRRRRKRRRDRHWETESSMVKSKKFLRRPECVKGLDSQFRGTTSQQVHPLEKSKQSAQNQAEDSSTATVVEEGVGSRRQEAAANVNCSAGCIILSDEFCADGEKVLGNSREKPDNPTAGELTSIEQYPRNRDTSHFHESGSAEGGQEENPNPLVTNRDGACEGQSLKRPCSESLRDRHEFCDSCQSLTDFSDKCTEPTCCEHGTSRKRQRRTQDQDQTPCLAIECPVVHNSVLEEQDKATVESSMKCLVLKGTCDSSNRSDLNSCSIDDGESCTADPQTFSSISSALGHTVVESSDGQQSSSSQINASCTKGSSNLLETDSKLLAEPTKENSESKAAQAPLKNCNKYSAAAQACLLDVRELALQRTEKATQDKSCQHSLQPPPQRFHLGIQAEEKLSRECFHTTGSLFQHSPSFTAPSDSMERHCLLQIQSHGQVLHQQVFPTKLKSVLHRPHLPMSSAVLHPVHLSPSVPSGSITIRHTILQHHAAFLPPQPPIYPQVVPVSRLSLGAEICPPTASPFVASPQVPVVAPPNIHPMTVTFHALPRPAMFSPMLTPHPAVIPLQSLF; encoded by the exons AGACTGAAGGAACTAAAGCAGAGAGAGTTTGCCCGCAATGTGGCCTCCAAATCCAGGAAGAACGAGAGGAAACAGGAGAGAGCTCTCAGACGCCTACATGAGCTTGCTGAACAACGCAGAGAAGTGCAATG TGCCCCAGGAAGTGGTCCTATGTTTAAGTCTACCACAGTGGCAGTGGAAGGTTCTTTCAGGGAGTCCTACTGTGATGATGATGCCCAAGAAGAGAACCAAAACTGCATGGCTCAAGATTCGGGGGGTCAGATCCATTCCAGCAGTTGTGGCATAGCTAGTAAACAGTCACCCTGGTCATACAATGGGAGGGCCAAAAAGCAAACTTTCAGACGCAAAATTGCATTCTCTTTTTCCTTTCCAAAGAAAGCAACTGTTAAGCTTGAGTCATCAGCAGCGGTTTTCTGTGAGAGCACGGAGGAGGGGTCGATGGAGCGAAGCCGCAGACAAAGACTCAGAACACCCCCTGTTGAGCTTGACCTCCCTGGGTCCCCCATGGAGGAAAAAGTACTAAAATGTGAGGAGGCAATTTACAGCACTGACACCCAGCAGAGCGAGCATTTCCAAAAAAGTGACAGCACCGAAAGTCAGGGGTCATCAGATATCCCTGTGGCAGGGGAAAGCCCTTCATCAACGGCAACAGATTTGTGTGCTTTGCTTGTTTACTCAGAGAATGTTCCTAGTCCTGCCATGTCCCCGTTAAACACTTCCCCTTTTTGTTTGAACAGTGCTGATATTGTTCTTGAATCTGAAGACTCTGTTGAGAGCTTAAAAAGCAGCAGTGCTGAAAGTAAATCTGAGACCTCTAAGGATGTGACAGAAGAGGGTAGTGGTGTTACAGAGGAGGGGTGCTTGGCCATCAGTGAGCCTCCCGAAAAGATTTTCTCAGATGAGCCACCTAAGAATGATTCTTCTCAAAGAGAAGAGAAAGTTGAGGAAGCACCTGCAAAGTCACCTTATGCTTTCACAAAACCCAGCCAGCCTTTTTTCTCTGTTTTAAGCAGGGACGGAAACACCATCTTCCAGTGGCCCTCTGAGATGGTGTCCTTCACAAGGACAGAGCCATCCCTGTCTTTTAGTTGCAACCCCCTCCATTTTGACTTCAAGAGGACACGGATTAGAAGGTCTGCCGACACCCAGGAGATGACTGAGCCCAAAACTGATGAGGAATTATCTGTCTGCTCAGGTTTCAAATCCTGCCACTCTGACAAGCACATCGAGGAATCTACAGCCACCCCCAGAAACAGTCCCAGCCAAGGAGCAGAAGGCAAGGTCAGAAAGTGTTATCAGTATTCAAGTGACACAGAGAGTTGTGTCAGGTTGAAAACACATGACAAGTGTAGACATTCCAAAGATTGGATTCATGCAAGCAAGAGAGTGGAAGAGAAATTGCGGAAAAGGGATCAACGTCATTACAGGAGCCATGCTAAAAGAAAACGCAGAAGGCGGAAGAGGAGGAGAGACAGACACTGGGAGACAGAGAGCAGTATGGTGAAATCTAAGAAATTCCACAGACGACCTGAGTGTGTGAAAGGACTTGATAGCCAATTTAGAGGCACCACTTCACAGCAAGTGCATCCATTAGAGAAGTCAAAGCAATCAGCTCAAAATCAGGCTGAGGATAGCAGCACAGCTACCGTAGTTGAGGAAGGCGTGGGAAGCAGAAGGCAGGAGGCAGCAGCCAACGTAAACTGCTCAGCGGGCAGCATCATTCTCTCTGATGAGTTCTGTGCCGATGGTGAAAAGGTGCTTGGGAACAGCAGGGAAAAGCCTGACAATCCAACTGCAGGGGAGCTTACGTCTATAGAACAGTATCCCCGTAACCGAGACACATCTCACTTTCATGAATCCGGTTCAGCCGAAGGGGGGCAAGAGGAGAATCCTAACCCACTAGTGACTAACAGAGATGGGGCATGTGAAGGGCAGAGTTTGAAAAGACCGTGTTCAGAATCTCTAAGAGACAGACATGAGTTTTGTGACTCCTGTCAGTCACTGACAGATTTTTCTGATAAATGCACAGAACCTACCTGTTGTGAGCATGGGACAAGCAGGAAAAGACAAAGGCGGACACAGGATCAAGACCAAACCCCATGCCTTGCAATTGAATGTCCCGTTGTTCACAACTCTGTTTTGGAAGAACAGGACAAGGCCACAGTTGAGTCGAGCATGAAATGCCTTGTTTTAAAAGGCACGTGTGACAGCTCAAACAGGTCAGACCTAAACTCATGCAGTATTGATGATGGAGAGAGCTGCACGGCTGATCCTCAGACATTTAGTTCCATTAGCAGTGCCCTGGGTCACACTGTGGTGGAGAGCAGCGACGGGCAGCAGAGCTCCTCCTCTCAGATCAATGCTTCATGCACCAAGGGCAGTTCAAATCTCCTAGAGACAGATTCAAAGCTCTTGGCGGAGCCAACAAAAGAGAATAGTGAGTCAAAAGCAGCACAAGCCCCCTTAAAGAACTGTAACAAGTATTCAGCGGCTGCTCAGGCCTGCCTGCTGGATGTGAGAGAGTTAGCCCTGCAGAGGACTGAAAAAGCCACCCAAGACAAATCATGTCAGCATAGCCTTCAACCCCCACCGCAGAGATTTCACCTAGGCATTCAGGCTGAGGAGAAGTTGAGCAGAGAGTGCTTCCACACCACCGGCAGCCTGTTCCAACACTCTCCATCATTCACAGCCCCCTCAGACAGCATGGAGAGACACTGTCTCCTGCAGATACAGAGCCACGGACAGGTGCTACACCAGCAGGTTTTCCCCACCAAGCTCAAATCTGTCCTTCACAGGCCACATCTGCCCATGTCATCTGCTGTCCTCCATCCAGTTCACCTGTCACCCTCTGTGCCTTCCGGCTCTATAACAATACGTCACACCATACTACAGCACCATGCTGCTTTCCTGCCCCCACAGCCACCCATTTACCCCCAGGTAGTGCCTGTTTCTCGACTTTCACTAGGAGCTGAGATCTGTCCACCCACCGCTTCTCCTTTTGTGGCCTCTCCACAGGTACCCGTGGTGGCGCCCCCTAATATTCATCCAATGACTGTAACCTTTCATGCCCTGCCACGACCTGCCATGTTTTCGCCTATGTTGACCCCTCATCCTGCTGTCATCCCCCTGCAGTCTCTGTTCTAG
- the znf804a gene encoding zinc finger protein 804A isoform X1 — MACYYIVISSTHLSNGHFRNIKGVFRGPLCKNGSKNLDYAEKEKTLAKALEDLKANFYCELCDKQYYKHQEFDNHINSYDHAHKQRLKELKQREFARNVASKSRKNERKQERALRRLHELAEQRREVQCAPGSGPMFKSTTVAVEGSFRESYCDDDAQEENQNCMAQDSGGQIHSSSCGIASKQSPWSYNGRAKKQTFRRKIAFSFSFPKKATVKLESSAAVFCESTEEGSMERSRRQRLRTPPVELDLPGSPMEEKVLKCEEAIYSTDTQQSEHFQKSDSTESQGSSDIPVAGESPSSTATDLCALLVYSENVPSPAMSPLNTSPFCLNSADIVLESEDSVESLKSSSAESKSETSKDVTEEGSGVTEEGCLAISEPPEKIFSDEPPKNDSSQREEKVEEAPAKSPYAFTKPSQPFFSVLSRDGNTIFQWPSEMVSFTRTEPSLSFSCNPLHFDFKRTRIRRSADTQEMTEPKTDEELSVCSGFKSCHSDKHIEESTATPRNSPSQGAEGKVRKCYQYSSDTESCVRLKTHDKCRHSKDWIHASKRVEEKLRKRDQRHYRSHAKRKRRRRKRRRDRHWETESSMVKSKKFHRRPECVKGLDSQFRGTTSQQVHPLEKSKQSAQNQAEDSSTATVVEEGVGSRRQEAAANVNCSAGSIILSDEFCADGEKVLGNSREKPDNPTAGELTSIEQYPRNRDTSHFHESGSAEGGQEENPNPLVTNRDGACEGQSLKRPCSESLRDRHEFCDSCQSLTDFSDKCTEPTCCEHGTSRKRQRRTQDQDQTPCLAIECPVVHNSVLEEQDKATVESSMKCLVLKGTCDSSNRSDLNSCSIDDGESCTADPQTFSSISSALGHTVVESSDGQQSSSSQINASCTKGSSNLLETDSKLLAEPTKENSESKAAQAPLKNCNKYSAAAQACLLDVRELALQRTEKATQDKSCQHSLQPPPQRFHLGIQAEEKLSRECFHTTGSLFQHSPSFTAPSDSMERHCLLQIQSHGQVLHQQVFPTKLKSVLHRPHLPMSSAVLHPVHLSPSVPSGSITIRHTILQHHAAFLPPQPPIYPQVVPVSRLSLGAEICPPTASPFVASPQVPVVAPPNIHPMTVTFHALPRPAMFSPMLTPHPAVIPLQSLF, encoded by the exons AGACTGAAGGAACTAAAGCAGAGAGAGTTTGCCCGCAATGTGGCCTCCAAATCCAGGAAGAACGAGAGGAAACAGGAGAGAGCTCTCAGACGCCTACATGAGCTTGCTGAACAACGCAGAGAAGTGCAATG TGCCCCAGGAAGTGGTCCTATGTTTAAGTCTACCACAGTGGCAGTGGAAGGTTCTTTCAGGGAGTCCTACTGTGATGATGATGCCCAAGAAGAGAACCAAAACTGCATGGCTCAAGATTCGGGGGGTCAGATCCATTCCAGCAGTTGTGGCATAGCTAGTAAACAGTCACCCTGGTCATACAATGGGAGGGCCAAAAAGCAAACTTTCAGACGCAAAATTGCATTCTCTTTTTCCTTTCCAAAGAAAGCAACTGTTAAGCTTGAGTCATCAGCAGCGGTTTTCTGTGAGAGCACGGAGGAGGGGTCGATGGAGCGAAGCCGCAGACAAAGACTCAGAACACCCCCTGTTGAGCTTGACCTCCCTGGGTCCCCCATGGAGGAAAAAGTACTAAAATGTGAGGAGGCAATTTACAGCACTGACACCCAGCAGAGCGAGCATTTCCAAAAAAGTGACAGCACCGAAAGTCAGGGGTCATCAGATATCCCTGTGGCAGGGGAAAGCCCTTCATCAACGGCAACAGATTTGTGTGCTTTGCTTGTTTACTCAGAGAATGTTCCTAGTCCTGCCATGTCCCCGTTAAACACTTCCCCTTTTTGTTTGAACAGTGCTGATATTGTTCTTGAATCTGAAGACTCTGTTGAGAGCTTAAAAAGCAGCAGTGCTGAAAGTAAATCTGAGACCTCTAAGGATGTGACAGAAGAGGGTAGTGGTGTTACAGAGGAGGGGTGCTTGGCCATCAGTGAGCCTCCCGAAAAGATTTTCTCAGATGAGCCACCTAAGAATGATTCTTCTCAAAGAGAAGAGAAAGTTGAGGAAGCACCTGCAAAGTCACCTTATGCTTTCACAAAACCCAGCCAGCCTTTTTTCTCTGTTTTAAGCAGGGACGGAAACACCATCTTCCAGTGGCCCTCTGAGATGGTGTCCTTCACAAGGACAGAGCCATCCCTGTCTTTTAGTTGCAACCCCCTCCATTTTGACTTCAAGAGGACACGGATTAGAAGGTCTGCCGACACCCAGGAGATGACTGAGCCCAAAACTGATGAGGAATTATCTGTCTGCTCAGGTTTCAAATCCTGCCACTCTGACAAGCACATCGAGGAATCTACAGCCACCCCCAGAAACAGTCCCAGCCAAGGAGCAGAAGGCAAGGTCAGAAAGTGTTATCAGTATTCAAGTGACACAGAGAGTTGTGTCAGGTTGAAAACACATGACAAGTGTAGACATTCCAAAGATTGGATTCATGCAAGCAAGAGAGTGGAAGAGAAATTGCGGAAAAGGGATCAACGTCATTACAGGAGCCATGCTAAAAGAAAACGCAGAAGGCGGAAGAGGAGGAGAGACAGACACTGGGAGACAGAGAGCAGTATGGTGAAATCTAAGAAATTCCACAGACGACCTGAGTGTGTGAAAGGACTTGATAGCCAATTTAGAGGCACCACTTCACAGCAAGTGCATCCATTAGAGAAGTCAAAGCAATCAGCTCAAAATCAGGCTGAGGATAGCAGCACAGCTACCGTAGTTGAGGAAGGCGTGGGAAGCAGAAGGCAGGAGGCAGCAGCCAACGTAAACTGCTCAGCGGGCAGCATCATTCTCTCTGATGAGTTCTGTGCCGATGGTGAAAAGGTGCTTGGGAACAGCAGGGAAAAGCCTGACAATCCAACTGCAGGGGAGCTTACGTCTATAGAACAGTATCCCCGTAACCGAGACACATCTCACTTTCATGAATCCGGTTCAGCCGAAGGGGGGCAAGAGGAGAATCCTAACCCACTAGTGACTAACAGAGATGGGGCATGTGAAGGGCAGAGTTTGAAAAGACCGTGTTCAGAATCTCTAAGAGACAGACATGAGTTTTGTGACTCCTGTCAGTCACTGACAGATTTTTCTGATAAATGCACAGAACCTACCTGTTGTGAGCATGGGACAAGCAGGAAAAGACAAAGGCGGACACAGGATCAAGACCAAACCCCATGCCTTGCAATTGAATGTCCCGTTGTTCACAACTCTGTTTTGGAAGAACAGGACAAGGCCACAGTTGAGTCGAGCATGAAATGCCTTGTTTTAAAAGGCACGTGTGACAGCTCAAACAGGTCAGACCTAAACTCATGCAGTATTGATGATGGAGAGAGCTGCACGGCTGATCCTCAGACATTTAGTTCCATTAGCAGTGCCCTGGGTCACACTGTGGTGGAGAGCAGCGACGGGCAGCAGAGCTCCTCCTCTCAGATCAATGCTTCATGCACCAAGGGCAGTTCAAATCTCCTAGAGACAGATTCAAAGCTCTTGGCGGAGCCAACAAAAGAGAATAGTGAGTCAAAAGCAGCACAAGCCCCCTTAAAGAACTGTAACAAGTATTCAGCGGCTGCTCAGGCCTGCCTGCTGGATGTGAGAGAGTTAGCCCTGCAGAGGACTGAAAAAGCCACCCAAGACAAATCATGTCAGCATAGCCTTCAACCCCCACCGCAGAGATTTCACCTAGGCATTCAGGCTGAGGAGAAGTTGAGCAGAGAGTGCTTCCACACCACCGGCAGCCTGTTCCAACACTCTCCATCATTCACAGCCCCCTCAGACAGCATGGAGAGACACTGTCTCCTGCAGATACAGAGCCACGGACAGGTGCTACACCAGCAGGTTTTCCCCACCAAGCTCAAATCTGTCCTTCACAGGCCACATCTGCCCATGTCATCTGCTGTCCTCCATCCAGTTCACCTGTCACCCTCTGTGCCTTCCGGCTCTATAACAATACGTCACACCATACTACAGCACCATGCTGCTTTCCTGCCCCCACAGCCACCCATTTACCCCCAGGTAGTGCCTGTTTCTCGACTTTCACTAGGAGCTGAGATCTGTCCACCCACCGCTTCTCCTTTTGTGGCCTCTCCACAGGTACCCGTGGTGGCGCCCCCTAATATTCATCCAATGACTGTAACCTTTCATGCCCTGCCACGACCTGCCATGTTTTCGCCTATGTTGACCCCTCATCCTGCTGTCATCCCCCTGCAGTCTCTGTTCTAG
- the znf804a gene encoding zinc finger protein 804A isoform X3, whose amino-acid sequence MKHGSTRDIKQCKIKDYAEKEKTLAKALEDLKANFYCELCDKQYYKHQEFDNHINSYDHAHKQRLKELKQREFARNVASKSRKNERKQERALRRLHELAEQRREVQCAPGSGPMFKSTTVAVEGSFRESYCDDDAQEENQNCMAQDSGGQIHSSSCGIASKQSPWSYNGRAKKQTFRRKIAFSFSFPKKATVKLESSAAVFCESTEEGSMERSRRQRLRTPPVELDLPGSPMEEKVLKCEEAIYSTDTQQSEHFQKSDSTESQGSSDIPVAGESPSSTATDLCALLVYSENVPSPAMSPLNTSPFCLNSADIVLESEDSVESLKSSSAESKSETSKDVTEEGSGVTEEGCLAISEPPEKIFSDEPPKNDSSQREEKVEEAPAKSPYAFTKPSQPFFSVLSRDGNTIFQWPSEMVSFTRTEPSLSFSCNPLHFDFKRTRIRRSADTQEMTEPKTDEELSVCSGFKSCHSDKHIEESTATPRNSPSQGAEGKVRKCYQYSSDTESCVRLKTHDKCRHSKDWIHASKRVEEKLRKRDQRHYRSHAKRKRRRRKRRRDRHWETESSMVKSKKFHRRPECVKGLDSQFRGTTSQQVHPLEKSKQSAQNQAEDSSTATVVEEGVGSRRQEAAANVNCSAGSIILSDEFCADGEKVLGNSREKPDNPTAGELTSIEQYPRNRDTSHFHESGSAEGGQEENPNPLVTNRDGACEGQSLKRPCSESLRDRHEFCDSCQSLTDFSDKCTEPTCCEHGTSRKRQRRTQDQDQTPCLAIECPVVHNSVLEEQDKATVESSMKCLVLKGTCDSSNRSDLNSCSIDDGESCTADPQTFSSISSALGHTVVESSDGQQSSSSQINASCTKGSSNLLETDSKLLAEPTKENSESKAAQAPLKNCNKYSAAAQACLLDVRELALQRTEKATQDKSCQHSLQPPPQRFHLGIQAEEKLSRECFHTTGSLFQHSPSFTAPSDSMERHCLLQIQSHGQVLHQQVFPTKLKSVLHRPHLPMSSAVLHPVHLSPSVPSGSITIRHTILQHHAAFLPPQPPIYPQVVPVSRLSLGAEICPPTASPFVASPQVPVVAPPNIHPMTVTFHALPRPAMFSPMLTPHPAVIPLQSLF is encoded by the exons AGACTGAAGGAACTAAAGCAGAGAGAGTTTGCCCGCAATGTGGCCTCCAAATCCAGGAAGAACGAGAGGAAACAGGAGAGAGCTCTCAGACGCCTACATGAGCTTGCTGAACAACGCAGAGAAGTGCAATG TGCCCCAGGAAGTGGTCCTATGTTTAAGTCTACCACAGTGGCAGTGGAAGGTTCTTTCAGGGAGTCCTACTGTGATGATGATGCCCAAGAAGAGAACCAAAACTGCATGGCTCAAGATTCGGGGGGTCAGATCCATTCCAGCAGTTGTGGCATAGCTAGTAAACAGTCACCCTGGTCATACAATGGGAGGGCCAAAAAGCAAACTTTCAGACGCAAAATTGCATTCTCTTTTTCCTTTCCAAAGAAAGCAACTGTTAAGCTTGAGTCATCAGCAGCGGTTTTCTGTGAGAGCACGGAGGAGGGGTCGATGGAGCGAAGCCGCAGACAAAGACTCAGAACACCCCCTGTTGAGCTTGACCTCCCTGGGTCCCCCATGGAGGAAAAAGTACTAAAATGTGAGGAGGCAATTTACAGCACTGACACCCAGCAGAGCGAGCATTTCCAAAAAAGTGACAGCACCGAAAGTCAGGGGTCATCAGATATCCCTGTGGCAGGGGAAAGCCCTTCATCAACGGCAACAGATTTGTGTGCTTTGCTTGTTTACTCAGAGAATGTTCCTAGTCCTGCCATGTCCCCGTTAAACACTTCCCCTTTTTGTTTGAACAGTGCTGATATTGTTCTTGAATCTGAAGACTCTGTTGAGAGCTTAAAAAGCAGCAGTGCTGAAAGTAAATCTGAGACCTCTAAGGATGTGACAGAAGAGGGTAGTGGTGTTACAGAGGAGGGGTGCTTGGCCATCAGTGAGCCTCCCGAAAAGATTTTCTCAGATGAGCCACCTAAGAATGATTCTTCTCAAAGAGAAGAGAAAGTTGAGGAAGCACCTGCAAAGTCACCTTATGCTTTCACAAAACCCAGCCAGCCTTTTTTCTCTGTTTTAAGCAGGGACGGAAACACCATCTTCCAGTGGCCCTCTGAGATGGTGTCCTTCACAAGGACAGAGCCATCCCTGTCTTTTAGTTGCAACCCCCTCCATTTTGACTTCAAGAGGACACGGATTAGAAGGTCTGCCGACACCCAGGAGATGACTGAGCCCAAAACTGATGAGGAATTATCTGTCTGCTCAGGTTTCAAATCCTGCCACTCTGACAAGCACATCGAGGAATCTACAGCCACCCCCAGAAACAGTCCCAGCCAAGGAGCAGAAGGCAAGGTCAGAAAGTGTTATCAGTATTCAAGTGACACAGAGAGTTGTGTCAGGTTGAAAACACATGACAAGTGTAGACATTCCAAAGATTGGATTCATGCAAGCAAGAGAGTGGAAGAGAAATTGCGGAAAAGGGATCAACGTCATTACAGGAGCCATGCTAAAAGAAAACGCAGAAGGCGGAAGAGGAGGAGAGACAGACACTGGGAGACAGAGAGCAGTATGGTGAAATCTAAGAAATTCCACAGACGACCTGAGTGTGTGAAAGGACTTGATAGCCAATTTAGAGGCACCACTTCACAGCAAGTGCATCCATTAGAGAAGTCAAAGCAATCAGCTCAAAATCAGGCTGAGGATAGCAGCACAGCTACCGTAGTTGAGGAAGGCGTGGGAAGCAGAAGGCAGGAGGCAGCAGCCAACGTAAACTGCTCAGCGGGCAGCATCATTCTCTCTGATGAGTTCTGTGCCGATGGTGAAAAGGTGCTTGGGAACAGCAGGGAAAAGCCTGACAATCCAACTGCAGGGGAGCTTACGTCTATAGAACAGTATCCCCGTAACCGAGACACATCTCACTTTCATGAATCCGGTTCAGCCGAAGGGGGGCAAGAGGAGAATCCTAACCCACTAGTGACTAACAGAGATGGGGCATGTGAAGGGCAGAGTTTGAAAAGACCGTGTTCAGAATCTCTAAGAGACAGACATGAGTTTTGTGACTCCTGTCAGTCACTGACAGATTTTTCTGATAAATGCACAGAACCTACCTGTTGTGAGCATGGGACAAGCAGGAAAAGACAAAGGCGGACACAGGATCAAGACCAAACCCCATGCCTTGCAATTGAATGTCCCGTTGTTCACAACTCTGTTTTGGAAGAACAGGACAAGGCCACAGTTGAGTCGAGCATGAAATGCCTTGTTTTAAAAGGCACGTGTGACAGCTCAAACAGGTCAGACCTAAACTCATGCAGTATTGATGATGGAGAGAGCTGCACGGCTGATCCTCAGACATTTAGTTCCATTAGCAGTGCCCTGGGTCACACTGTGGTGGAGAGCAGCGACGGGCAGCAGAGCTCCTCCTCTCAGATCAATGCTTCATGCACCAAGGGCAGTTCAAATCTCCTAGAGACAGATTCAAAGCTCTTGGCGGAGCCAACAAAAGAGAATAGTGAGTCAAAAGCAGCACAAGCCCCCTTAAAGAACTGTAACAAGTATTCAGCGGCTGCTCAGGCCTGCCTGCTGGATGTGAGAGAGTTAGCCCTGCAGAGGACTGAAAAAGCCACCCAAGACAAATCATGTCAGCATAGCCTTCAACCCCCACCGCAGAGATTTCACCTAGGCATTCAGGCTGAGGAGAAGTTGAGCAGAGAGTGCTTCCACACCACCGGCAGCCTGTTCCAACACTCTCCATCATTCACAGCCCCCTCAGACAGCATGGAGAGACACTGTCTCCTGCAGATACAGAGCCACGGACAGGTGCTACACCAGCAGGTTTTCCCCACCAAGCTCAAATCTGTCCTTCACAGGCCACATCTGCCCATGTCATCTGCTGTCCTCCATCCAGTTCACCTGTCACCCTCTGTGCCTTCCGGCTCTATAACAATACGTCACACCATACTACAGCACCATGCTGCTTTCCTGCCCCCACAGCCACCCATTTACCCCCAGGTAGTGCCTGTTTCTCGACTTTCACTAGGAGCTGAGATCTGTCCACCCACCGCTTCTCCTTTTGTGGCCTCTCCACAGGTACCCGTGGTGGCGCCCCCTAATATTCATCCAATGACTGTAACCTTTCATGCCCTGCCACGACCTGCCATGTTTTCGCCTATGTTGACCCCTCATCCTGCTGTCATCCCCCTGCAGTCTCTGTTCTAG